Proteins encoded within one genomic window of Granulicella pectinivorans:
- a CDS encoding VWA domain-containing protein — protein sequence MSSRISAPGVLLLLSVFSSPLWAQDVTVLQARSRIVVVDVVATDSKGNPVKGLTAADFQLLEDKVPQTIRHFDEHATVAGDAPAISTPKMAPNTFTNVVMAPQGSALNVILVDALNTPREAQPMLRSQLGEVVDKLPPNTRVAVFALSDRVVMLQSFTSDPAVLKAVLTQRKRMPASASLQAQGGGAGLVGSDQIVGAFDPGTPIAMFERSITNIVGDQQIGMTLDALQEIGQYLAALPGRKNLIWLSGSFPVDFIPDINSAGGLGTFSSMRFYAEEMRKVSSELARSQVAVYPIDANGVQIDPAYTSALPGRPAGAVENDPGYNSRMSSAFSTHLEKVHGEMRQMGEQTGGHAFYGSNNLARFVNQAIERGANYYTLTYVPTNTNWNGGPRSIQVEMVHGKKINLEYRTGYLATDKTVTANNQQTTPESQRTAFSTVAASMKRGAPTPTEILFKIRVTPSGVIDPPAKAEVPVGAGPLAAVSRKQQRRYKVDYAVNPEDLHWRVDNGVRDATVEFMMVGYDRDGSVLNSASRTLSLKLTEANYAAAVKGGLQLAQEIAMPAKGDYYLRIGVMDKETNHVGSVEVSTATLVMPRS from the coding sequence ATGTCGAGCCGCATCTCTGCACCCGGTGTCCTTCTTCTTCTCAGCGTTTTTTCGTCACCTCTGTGGGCTCAGGACGTGACGGTTCTTCAGGCTCGTTCGCGTATCGTGGTCGTGGATGTCGTCGCTACGGATTCGAAGGGGAACCCCGTGAAAGGCCTGACGGCTGCCGATTTTCAGTTGCTGGAGGACAAGGTTCCGCAGACGATCCGGCATTTCGATGAACATGCGACGGTTGCCGGCGACGCTCCGGCGATATCGACGCCAAAGATGGCTCCGAATACGTTTACGAACGTGGTGATGGCTCCCCAGGGCAGTGCGCTGAATGTGATTCTGGTGGATGCTTTGAATACGCCGCGGGAGGCGCAGCCGATGTTGCGGTCCCAGCTTGGCGAGGTCGTGGATAAGCTGCCGCCGAATACCCGGGTGGCAGTGTTCGCGCTGAGCGACCGGGTGGTGATGCTGCAGAGCTTCACTTCGGACCCTGCGGTGCTGAAGGCGGTTCTGACGCAACGGAAGCGTATGCCGGCTTCGGCGTCGCTCCAGGCACAGGGCGGTGGGGCGGGGTTAGTGGGAAGCGACCAAATCGTTGGGGCTTTCGATCCGGGGACTCCGATCGCGATGTTCGAACGATCCATCACCAACATCGTCGGGGACCAGCAGATTGGGATGACGCTGGATGCACTGCAAGAGATCGGCCAGTACCTGGCGGCTTTGCCCGGCCGCAAGAACCTGATCTGGCTCTCCGGTAGCTTTCCGGTGGACTTTATTCCCGATATCAACTCCGCGGGTGGGTTAGGGACGTTCAGCAGTATGAGGTTCTACGCCGAAGAGATGAGGAAGGTGAGCTCGGAGCTGGCGCGAAGCCAGGTGGCGGTGTATCCGATCGATGCGAACGGAGTGCAGATCGATCCGGCGTATACGTCTGCATTGCCGGGACGACCTGCTGGAGCGGTGGAGAACGACCCGGGCTACAACTCACGCATGTCCTCGGCTTTTTCGACGCATCTCGAGAAGGTTCATGGAGAGATGCGGCAGATGGGCGAACAGACTGGCGGACATGCGTTTTATGGTTCGAACAATCTGGCGCGGTTTGTGAACCAGGCGATCGAGCGCGGCGCAAACTACTACACGCTGACCTACGTTCCGACGAACACGAACTGGAACGGCGGGCCACGCTCCATCCAGGTGGAGATGGTGCATGGAAAGAAGATCAACCTGGAGTATCGTACCGGGTATCTGGCAACGGACAAGACGGTGACGGCAAACAACCAGCAGACGACGCCGGAGAGCCAGAGGACGGCGTTCAGCACCGTGGCCGCGTCGATGAAGCGGGGCGCTCCGACGCCGACGGAGATTCTGTTCAAGATTCGGGTAACGCCTTCCGGGGTGATTGATCCGCCGGCCAAGGCAGAGGTGCCGGTTGGGGCCGGGCCCCTGGCTGCGGTGTCTCGCAAACAGCAGAGACGCTACAAGGTGGATTATGCGGTGAATCCGGAGGATCTGCATTGGAGGGTCGACAACGGCGTCCGCGATGCTACGGTCGAGTTCATGATGGTGGGCTATGACCGCGATGGAAGCGTGTTGAATTCAGCCAGCCGCACCCTGTCGTTGAAGCTGACGGAGGCCAACTACGCCGCTGCGGTCAAGGGTGGACTGCAACTGGCCCAGGAGATCGCCATGCC
- a CDS encoding permease — protein MRARSLVRANVLVAVSMVGALLLSGFPRIQPTGWQVLPALVCVAGTIDTARCMRKTWSFYHGGVLLCLYMDLMVLVAILFFLFYPASPN, from the coding sequence GTGCGAGCACGTTCGCTGGTAAGGGCGAACGTGCTCGTGGCGGTGAGCATGGTGGGTGCTCTGCTGCTGTCGGGGTTTCCGCGGATACAGCCTACGGGATGGCAGGTACTGCCGGCCCTGGTGTGCGTGGCCGGCACGATCGATACAGCCAGATGTATGCGGAAGACGTGGAGCTTTTACCACGGAGGTGTGTTGCTCTGCCTGTACATGGACCTGATGGTGCTGGTGGCTATCTTGTTCTTTTTGTTCTATCCAGCGTCTCCAAACTGA